Proteins from a single region of Gordonia hongkongensis:
- a CDS encoding TadE family type IV pilus minor pilin, translating into MNRRKWLRRLLADESGMVTVEAAYAIAAIVVMVLIAVGAVAAVTTQIRCTDAAREVARLSAAGDASGREVAQRLVGDDARVSISDADDRVVVVEVRSGVAMLPGLTVSARAVAAKEPTGVDQVVFAPGVGP; encoded by the coding sequence ATGAACCGCCGAAAGTGGCTGCGACGCCTGCTCGCCGACGAATCAGGCATGGTGACGGTCGAGGCCGCGTACGCGATCGCCGCGATCGTCGTGATGGTGCTCATCGCCGTGGGTGCGGTCGCCGCGGTGACCACCCAGATCCGCTGTACCGATGCGGCGCGCGAGGTGGCTCGCCTGTCCGCTGCGGGTGATGCTTCGGGGCGCGAGGTCGCGCAACGGCTCGTCGGAGATGATGCGCGGGTGTCGATCTCGGATGCGGACGATCGGGTCGTCGTGGTCGAGGTCCGATCGGGTGTGGCGATGCTGCCGGGTCTCACGGTGTCGGCTAGGGCAGTCGCGGCCAAGGAACCGACCGGTGTGGATCAGGTGGTGTTCGCGCCGGGGGTGGGGCCATGA
- a CDS encoding Rv3654c family TadE-like protein → MTRRRGLIADDGGHATVLGAFVIAALAAVLVMVIYVGAAVLARHRAQSAADLSALAAAIDHAAGEPNPCAAARGLSRRQGSGAELVECRTAGDDVVVTVRVPVALGSFGTSDATAQARAGPVD, encoded by the coding sequence ATGACGCGCCGTCGTGGGTTGATCGCCGACGACGGCGGTCACGCAACGGTGTTGGGCGCATTCGTGATCGCGGCGCTGGCTGCGGTTCTCGTCATGGTGATCTATGTCGGGGCAGCGGTGCTCGCCCGCCACCGCGCCCAGTCGGCGGCCGATCTGTCCGCTCTGGCCGCGGCGATCGATCATGCCGCGGGTGAGCCGAATCCGTGCGCGGCGGCACGAGGTCTGAGCCGCCGACAGGGCTCGGGGGCCGAGCTCGTGGAGTGCCGTACCGCCGGAGACGATGTGGTGGTGACGGTTCGGGTGCCGGTGGCACTCGGGAGCTTCGGGACGAGCGACGCCACCGCCCAGGCGCGCGCGGGACCGGTGGACTGA
- a CDS encoding DEAD/DEAH box helicase, whose product MQYSTFGTGLLARTLAGSDADPSPLTHLSVIPSRSPSFDAWPEWVPQPLIDAYADNGIEKVWTHQARAADAAFRGNHVAICTGTASGKSMSYQMPILTSFLNEKNATALYLAPTKALGADQIRAVSSIIAGRPEFGHLQPCAYDGDTDPEIRQWARAHSRWIFTNPDMLHIGILSHHHRWRQFFRHLRFIVVDECHHYRGVFGSHTALVMRRLLRIARAAGADPVVIGASATVAEPAEALGRLIGEPAVAVTEDASPRGERTVALWEPDFLPVVTGENGAPVRRSAGAESARLLADFVVEGARTLCFARSRRGVELTALSARHLLSQSAPELESRIGAYRAGYLADDRRRLEKAISDGELLGVATTNALELGVDISGLDAVIVSGYPGTVASFWQQAGRAGRQRESGDSLVVLVARDDPLDTYLVHHPESLLGKPVEATVTDPANPYILGPHLLCAAMEKPLSDSEIDAWNARDVAQDLAADGLLRKRKSGWYVTAGTEPHADVDIRGGIGGQVLIVDTTTSQLLGTVDTGRAMSTVHPGAVHIHQGETYLVDELDLDDGLALAHPEDPDWTTSARETTDISITATLASRRFGPLTVAFVEVDVTHQVVGYLRTLRTGEVLDAVELDMPEQTLSTRAVMYTLTPEALADAGVDETRLPGSLHAAEHAAIGLLPLVATCDRWDIGGLSTDLHPDTGLPTVFVYDGYMGGAGFAERGHSAFLTWIDATRDAVASCGCESGCPSCVQSPKCGNGNDPLDKNGAVAVLDLLRREYLAHA is encoded by the coding sequence ATGCAGTACTCCACATTCGGGACAGGCCTGTTGGCCCGCACCCTCGCGGGGTCCGACGCCGACCCCTCCCCGCTCACCCACCTCTCGGTAATCCCATCGCGCTCACCATCTTTCGACGCCTGGCCGGAGTGGGTGCCGCAGCCCCTGATCGACGCCTACGCCGACAACGGCATCGAGAAGGTGTGGACTCACCAGGCGCGCGCGGCCGACGCCGCATTCCGCGGCAATCATGTGGCTATTTGCACCGGGACCGCATCGGGCAAATCGATGTCGTATCAAATGCCCATTCTCACTTCTTTTCTGAACGAAAAGAATGCGACCGCGTTATACCTCGCGCCGACAAAAGCTCTCGGGGCCGACCAGATCCGGGCGGTGTCCTCGATCATCGCCGGGCGACCGGAGTTCGGGCACCTCCAGCCGTGCGCATACGACGGCGACACCGACCCCGAGATCCGGCAGTGGGCGCGCGCCCATTCGCGCTGGATCTTCACCAACCCCGACATGCTGCACATCGGCATCCTGTCCCATCACCACCGATGGCGTCAGTTCTTCCGGCATCTGCGGTTCATCGTCGTCGACGAATGTCACCACTACCGAGGCGTGTTCGGGTCTCACACCGCCCTGGTGATGCGGCGTCTGCTGCGGATCGCGCGGGCCGCCGGTGCCGATCCGGTCGTCATCGGCGCGAGTGCGACGGTCGCCGAACCGGCCGAGGCGCTGGGCCGGTTGATCGGTGAACCGGCCGTCGCGGTGACCGAGGACGCATCTCCCCGCGGGGAGCGGACCGTCGCCCTCTGGGAGCCCGATTTCCTGCCGGTGGTCACCGGCGAGAACGGTGCACCCGTCCGACGCTCGGCCGGCGCTGAATCCGCCCGACTGCTGGCCGATTTCGTGGTGGAAGGTGCTCGTACACTGTGTTTCGCCCGGAGCCGGCGGGGCGTCGAACTGACCGCACTCAGCGCACGACACCTGTTGTCACAGAGCGCCCCCGAGCTCGAGTCCCGGATCGGCGCGTACCGGGCGGGATACCTGGCCGACGATCGGCGACGTCTGGAGAAGGCCATCTCCGACGGCGAACTGCTGGGCGTGGCCACCACCAATGCGCTCGAACTCGGCGTGGACATCAGCGGACTCGACGCCGTGATCGTCAGCGGGTACCCCGGAACGGTCGCCTCGTTCTGGCAGCAGGCCGGGCGCGCGGGACGCCAGCGCGAGTCCGGCGACTCACTCGTCGTGCTCGTCGCCCGCGACGACCCGCTCGACACCTACCTCGTGCATCATCCGGAGTCACTCCTCGGCAAACCCGTCGAGGCCACGGTCACCGACCCCGCCAACCCGTACATCCTCGGTCCGCACCTGCTGTGCGCCGCCATGGAGAAACCGCTGTCGGACAGCGAGATCGACGCCTGGAACGCCCGCGACGTGGCGCAGGACCTGGCCGCCGACGGCCTGCTGCGCAAACGTAAGTCCGGCTGGTACGTCACGGCCGGAACCGAACCCCACGCCGACGTCGACATCCGCGGCGGCATCGGCGGGCAGGTCCTGATCGTCGACACCACGACGTCGCAGCTGCTCGGTACCGTCGACACCGGCCGGGCCATGTCGACGGTGCACCCCGGCGCCGTCCACATTCACCAGGGCGAGACCTATCTCGTCGACGAGCTCGATCTCGACGACGGTCTCGCGCTGGCGCATCCGGAGGACCCGGACTGGACGACGTCGGCGCGGGAGACGACGGACATCAGCATCACCGCGACGCTCGCGAGCCGGCGATTCGGCCCGCTGACGGTCGCATTCGTGGAGGTCGACGTCACCCATCAGGTCGTCGGTTACCTGCGCACGTTGCGCACCGGAGAGGTGCTCGACGCCGTCGAGCTCGACATGCCCGAGCAGACCCTGAGCACCCGCGCCGTGATGTACACCCTCACACCGGAGGCACTCGCCGACGCCGGTGTCGACGAGACCCGGTTGCCCGGTTCGTTGCACGCCGCGGAACACGCGGCCATCGGCCTCCTCCCTCTGGTTGCGACCTGCGACAGGTGGGACATCGGTGGACTCTCGACCGACCTCCACCCGGACACCGGTCTGCCGACGGTCTTCGTCTACGACGGGTACATGGGCGGTGCCGGTTTCGCCGAACGCGGGCATTCGGCGTTCCTGACCTGGATCGACGCCACCCGAGACGCCGTGGCCAGCTGCGGTTGTGAGAGCGGTTGCCCATCCTGCGTCCAGAGTCCCAAATGCGGCAACGGTAACGATCCGCTCGACAAGAATGGCGCAGTAGCCGTCCTGGATCTTCTCCGTCGGGAATACTTGGCCCATGCATGA
- a CDS encoding cold-shock protein, whose product MAQGTVKWFNAEKGFGFIAPDEGSDDVFVHYSEIQGSGFRTLEENQRVEFEVGQGTKGPQATGVRAV is encoded by the coding sequence ATGGCACAGGGAACTGTGAAGTGGTTCAACGCGGAAAAGGGCTTCGGCTTCATCGCGCCTGATGAGGGTTCCGACGACGTGTTCGTCCACTATTCCGAGATCCAGGGATCCGGTTTCCGCACCCTCGAGGAGAACCAGCGGGTCGAGTTCGAGGTCGGTCAGGGCACCAAGGGGCCGCAGGCCACCGGCGTCCGCGCTGTCTGA
- the topA gene encoding type I DNA topoisomerase, with amino-acid sequence MAETSTASRSNRGIRRLVIVESPTKARKIAGYLGANYVVESSRGHIRDLPRGAADVPAKYKGQSWARLGVNVDENFEPLYVVSPDKKSTVSELKSLMKDVDELYLATDGDREGEAIAWHLLETLKPKIPVKRMVFHEITEPAIRAAAENPRDLDIDLVDAQETRRILDRLYGYEVSPVLWKKVMPKLSAGRVQSVATRIIVERERERMAFVSAEYWDISATMDASAESADSSNPQTFKARLVNVDEARVATGRDFESTGVLKRSDGVIVLDADRAESLATGLRGAGMTVTSVEEKPYTRRPYAPFMTSTLQQEAGRKLRFTSDRTMRIAQRLYENGFITYMRTDSTSLSESAINAARAQARELYGDNFVHPTPRQYTRKVKNAQEAHEAIRPAGETFRTPGQVAGQLEADEFRLYELIWQRTVASQMADAKGTTLSLRIAGTASSGERCTFAASGRTITFPGFLSAYVETVDELSGGQADDAENRLPQLTEGQSLTATDLTADGHSTNPPARFTEASLVKVLEELGIGRPSTYASIIGTIQDRGYVVKKGNALVPSWIAFAVVGLLEAYFQSLVDYDFTATLEDDLDQIATGNENRTKWLSEFYFGDDHSGADGETRSAHSAIAQYGGLKKLVGVNLEEIDARQVNSIRLFNDEEGRPIYVRVGRYGPYLERNVAADGADEDLQRANLPADITPDELTLAVAEKLFATPQEGRSLGTDPATGHEIVAKEGRFGPYVTEVLPSDDDDDDGDTPATIPAGPTPRDGGSGGGTGGSDTADGDVVPLDSPGGGTATKTKPAAKKTAKKAAKKAGPKPRTGSLFKTMDISTVTLEDALKLLSLPRVVGVDPESGDEITAQNGRYGPYLKKGSDSRSLGTEEQLFEITLDEALKIYSEPKRRGRQAAAPPLRELGKDDEVSGKPMVIKDGRFGPYVTDGETNASLRKGDEVASITPERAMELLADRRARGPAKKAAKKTTKKAAAKKAPAKKAAAKKTAAKKTAAKKTTAKKTAAKKSTAKKTAAKKATPDAE; translated from the coding sequence GTGGCAGAGACCAGCACCGCATCCCGCTCGAACAGGGGTATTCGACGCCTCGTGATCGTCGAGTCCCCGACCAAGGCCCGCAAGATCGCCGGGTACCTGGGGGCGAACTATGTGGTGGAGTCCTCCCGAGGGCACATCCGCGACCTCCCGCGCGGCGCCGCCGACGTGCCGGCCAAGTACAAGGGGCAGTCCTGGGCACGTCTCGGTGTGAACGTCGACGAGAACTTCGAGCCGCTGTACGTGGTGTCGCCCGACAAGAAGTCGACCGTCAGCGAACTCAAATCGCTGATGAAGGACGTCGACGAGCTCTACCTCGCCACCGACGGTGACCGCGAGGGGGAGGCGATCGCCTGGCATCTCCTCGAGACCCTCAAGCCGAAGATCCCCGTCAAGCGCATGGTGTTCCACGAGATCACCGAGCCGGCCATCCGGGCCGCTGCCGAGAACCCGCGTGACCTCGACATCGACCTCGTCGACGCGCAGGAGACCCGACGCATCCTCGACCGCCTCTACGGCTACGAGGTGTCGCCGGTGCTGTGGAAGAAGGTCATGCCGAAGCTGTCGGCGGGCCGCGTGCAGTCGGTGGCGACGCGCATCATCGTCGAGCGGGAGCGCGAGCGCATGGCGTTCGTGTCGGCCGAGTACTGGGACATCTCCGCGACGATGGACGCGAGCGCGGAGAGTGCGGACAGCTCCAATCCGCAGACCTTCAAGGCGCGGCTGGTCAACGTCGACGAAGCCCGGGTCGCCACGGGACGCGACTTCGAGTCGACGGGTGTCCTGAAGAGGTCCGACGGCGTCATCGTGCTCGACGCCGACCGCGCCGAGAGTCTGGCCACCGGCCTGCGAGGTGCGGGGATGACCGTCACCTCGGTCGAGGAGAAGCCCTACACGCGCCGTCCGTACGCGCCGTTCATGACCTCGACGCTGCAGCAGGAGGCCGGCCGCAAGTTGCGGTTCACCTCCGACCGCACGATGCGGATCGCGCAGCGGTTGTACGAGAACGGCTTCATCACCTACATGCGTACCGACTCGACGAGCCTCAGCGAGTCGGCGATCAACGCCGCCCGCGCCCAGGCCCGCGAGCTCTACGGCGACAACTTCGTCCACCCGACGCCGCGCCAGTACACCCGCAAGGTCAAGAACGCCCAGGAAGCACACGAGGCGATCCGACCCGCCGGTGAGACCTTCCGGACTCCCGGCCAGGTCGCCGGACAACTCGAGGCCGATGAGTTCCGCCTGTACGAACTGATCTGGCAACGGACGGTCGCGTCGCAGATGGCCGACGCCAAGGGCACCACGCTGAGCCTGCGTATCGCCGGTACCGCCTCTTCCGGAGAGCGCTGCACCTTCGCCGCGTCAGGTCGCACGATCACCTTCCCGGGCTTCCTGTCGGCCTACGTGGAGACGGTCGACGAGCTCAGCGGCGGCCAGGCCGACGACGCCGAGAACCGGTTGCCGCAGCTCACCGAGGGGCAGTCGCTGACGGCCACCGACCTGACCGCAGACGGTCACTCCACCAACCCGCCCGCGCGCTTCACCGAGGCTTCGCTGGTGAAGGTGCTCGAGGAACTCGGGATCGGCCGACCGTCGACGTATGCGTCGATCATCGGCACCATCCAGGACCGCGGGTACGTGGTCAAGAAGGGCAACGCCCTGGTGCCGTCGTGGATCGCATTCGCGGTCGTCGGTCTGCTGGAGGCGTACTTCCAGAGCCTCGTCGACTACGACTTCACCGCGACCCTCGAAGACGACCTCGATCAGATCGCGACGGGCAACGAGAACCGCACGAAGTGGTTGTCGGAGTTCTACTTCGGCGACGACCATTCCGGTGCCGACGGTGAAACCCGTTCCGCCCATTCGGCAATCGCGCAATACGGTGGTCTGAAGAAGCTCGTCGGTGTCAATCTCGAGGAGATCGACGCACGGCAGGTCAACTCCATTCGTCTGTTCAACGACGAAGAGGGCCGCCCGATCTATGTGCGGGTCGGCCGTTACGGGCCGTATCTCGAGCGCAATGTCGCCGCGGACGGTGCGGACGAGGATCTGCAGCGCGCCAACCTGCCCGCCGACATCACCCCGGACGAGTTGACCCTCGCGGTCGCCGAAAAGCTCTTCGCGACACCGCAAGAGGGGCGTTCGCTCGGTACGGACCCCGCCACCGGTCACGAGATCGTCGCCAAGGAAGGACGTTTCGGTCCGTACGTGACCGAGGTCCTGCCGTCGGACGACGATGACGACGACGGGGACACGCCCGCAACCATTCCCGCGGGCCCGACGCCGCGTGACGGCGGGTCGGGCGGCGGCACCGGAGGTTCGGACACCGCCGACGGCGACGTCGTCCCGCTCGACTCGCCCGGCGGGGGCACGGCCACCAAGACGAAGCCGGCGGCGAAGAAGACCGCGAAGAAGGCGGCGAAGAAGGCCGGTCCCAAGCCGCGCACGGGCTCGCTGTTCAAGACGATGGACATCTCCACGGTCACCCTCGAGGACGCGCTGAAGCTGCTGTCGCTGCCGCGTGTCGTCGGCGTCGACCCGGAGTCGGGCGACGAGATCACCGCGCAGAACGGCCGGTACGGCCCGTATCTCAAGAAGGGCTCGGACTCGCGGTCCCTCGGCACCGAGGAGCAGCTCTTCGAGATCACCCTCGACGAGGCGCTGAAGATCTACTCGGAGCCCAAGCGTCGCGGTCGTCAGGCCGCCGCGCCGCCGCTGCGTGAGCTCGGCAAGGACGACGAGGTCAGCGGCAAGCCGATGGTCATCAAGGACGGTCGGTTCGGACCGTACGTGACCGACGGCGAGACCAACGCCAGCCTGCGCAAGGGCGACGAGGTCGCGTCGATCACGCCGGAGCGCGCGATGGAGTTGCTCGCCGATCGTCGGGCTCGGGGCCCGGCCAAGAAGGCTGCCAAGAAGACCACGAAGAAGGCGGCGGCCAAGAAGGCCCCCGCCAAGAAGGCCGCGGCCAAGAAGACGGCGGCGAAGAAGACCGCGGCCAAGAAGACGACGGCGAAGAAGACCGCAGCCAAGAAGTCGACCGCCAAGAAGACGGCGGCCAAGAAGGCGACGCCGGACGCCGAGTAA
- a CDS encoding adenylate/guanylate cyclase domain-containing protein: MLRANLVGALFTFAFLRFGMPIQDSISLDEITALNQVIFAAYLLIAMVIGGFASIQLSLPVLIWHRRRTRLDNEAARRRALALPMLLTAVNAALWVVGGTLFTLVNLTVSSKNAFIVAIASTIGAMVTCALSYMQAEKVMRPITVAAMANNPDNAIAPSVTTRITAFWVISVVAPMLVIIGMIVLHRLGIIEADSTGLERPILWMAISALAFSVIAIVRVVAAINDPIKQLRRAQSKVSEGDLNVAVKIYDGSDLGLLQAGFNDMVADLRERQQLRNLFGRYVGEDVARRAIETGTELGGEERYVGVLFVDIVGSTRLAVNRPPREIVELLNEFFRVVVGVVGRHGGFVNKFQGDAALAIFGAPLDLDDFAGRALASARELRAELYETLGDTDIGIGVSAGKAIAGHIGAEQRLEYTVIGDPVNEAARLTELAKDEPTRVLGSARAVFLASHEEAEHWEIGEGVELRGRGIETLLARPHLEPDRRD, from the coding sequence ATGCTGCGGGCGAACCTCGTCGGTGCACTGTTCACCTTCGCGTTCCTGCGCTTCGGCATGCCGATCCAGGATTCGATCAGCCTCGACGAGATCACCGCGCTGAACCAGGTCATCTTCGCTGCCTACTTGTTGATCGCGATGGTCATCGGCGGCTTCGCCAGCATCCAGCTCTCGCTACCGGTGCTCATCTGGCATCGGCGTCGCACCCGACTCGACAACGAGGCCGCACGACGCCGCGCCCTCGCGCTACCGATGCTGCTGACCGCGGTGAACGCCGCGCTGTGGGTCGTGGGCGGCACGCTGTTCACGCTCGTCAACCTGACCGTCTCGTCGAAGAACGCCTTCATCGTCGCGATCGCCAGCACGATCGGCGCGATGGTCACGTGTGCGCTCAGCTACATGCAGGCGGAGAAGGTCATGCGGCCGATCACGGTCGCGGCGATGGCCAACAATCCCGACAACGCCATCGCGCCCAGTGTCACCACCCGCATCACCGCGTTCTGGGTGATCAGCGTGGTCGCCCCGATGCTGGTGATCATCGGGATGATCGTGCTGCACCGGCTCGGCATCATCGAGGCCGACTCCACCGGCCTGGAGCGGCCGATCCTGTGGATGGCGATCTCGGCGCTCGCGTTCAGCGTGATCGCGATCGTGCGCGTTGTCGCCGCCATCAACGATCCGATCAAGCAGCTGCGCCGCGCACAGTCCAAGGTCAGCGAGGGCGACCTCAACGTCGCGGTGAAGATCTATGACGGCAGTGATCTCGGCCTGCTGCAGGCCGGATTCAACGACATGGTCGCCGACCTGCGCGAACGCCAGCAGCTGCGCAACCTGTTCGGCCGCTACGTCGGCGAGGACGTCGCGCGGCGGGCCATCGAGACCGGCACCGAACTCGGTGGCGAGGAACGCTACGTCGGCGTCCTGTTCGTCGACATCGTCGGCTCGACGCGCCTGGCGGTGAATCGGCCGCCCCGCGAGATCGTCGAACTGCTCAACGAGTTCTTCCGGGTCGTCGTCGGCGTGGTCGGTCGCCACGGCGGGTTCGTCAACAAATTCCAGGGCGACGCGGCGCTCGCCATCTTCGGTGCGCCGCTCGACCTCGACGACTTCGCCGGCCGGGCACTCGCGTCCGCGCGCGAGCTGCGGGCCGAGCTCTACGAGACCCTCGGTGACACCGACATCGGCATCGGCGTCTCGGCCGGCAAGGCCATCGCCGGCCACATCGGCGCCGAGCAGCGACTGGAGTACACGGTCATCGGCGACCCGGTCAACGAGGCCGCCCGCCTCACCGAGCTCGCGAAGGACGAACCCACCCGCGTCCTCGGGTCCGCACGCGCGGTCTTCCTGGCGTCTCACGAGGAAGCCGAGCACTGGGAGATCGGCGAGGGCGTCGAACTCCGCGGCCGCGGGATCGAGACGCTCCTCGCGCGCCCGCACCTCGAGCCGGACCGGCGGGACTGA
- a CDS encoding DNA polymerase III subunit delta', with amino-acid sequence MTNVFDRLTGQEAIADDLRAAARAARALAARLDAGTSDDLFLADDEIPAVDAGWSRASMTHSWLFTGPPGSGRSVAAQCFAAALQCQAPDAANVGCGECRACVTVMAKTHADVRHVVPEGLSLAVGAMRDIVQAAARRPGTGRWQIVIVEDADRLTEQAANALLKVVEEPPSRTVFLLCAPSVDPEDISVTLRSRCRHVALVTPTTADIERVLVERDGLDPEQARWAASVCGGHIGRARRLATDPEARTQREKALGLARAAARDSTAYAAAEELVRSADEAAKAISAELDAAETEEMKTALGAGGTGKGTARMPRGSAGALKELEKRQKSRATRVGRDVLDRALVDLAALFRDALVVGVGAQVTAMHPDKADDLANPLAGYAKPEQLLQCVEAVLACREALDMNVKPKFAVDDMVARIGLALARPVGA; translated from the coding sequence GTGACAAATGTCTTCGATCGGCTGACCGGGCAAGAGGCCATCGCCGACGATCTGCGGGCCGCCGCACGGGCCGCCCGTGCTCTTGCGGCGAGGCTCGACGCGGGTACGTCGGACGACCTGTTCCTCGCCGACGACGAGATCCCGGCCGTCGATGCGGGGTGGTCGCGGGCGTCGATGACCCACTCGTGGCTGTTCACCGGACCACCGGGCAGCGGTCGGTCGGTGGCCGCGCAATGCTTCGCCGCGGCTCTCCAGTGCCAGGCGCCCGACGCCGCGAACGTCGGCTGTGGCGAGTGTCGTGCGTGCGTCACGGTGATGGCGAAGACCCACGCCGATGTCCGCCACGTCGTGCCGGAGGGGCTGAGCCTCGCCGTCGGCGCTATGCGCGACATCGTGCAGGCCGCCGCGCGCCGGCCGGGCACAGGGCGCTGGCAGATCGTCATCGTGGAGGACGCCGACCGGCTCACCGAGCAGGCCGCGAACGCACTGCTGAAGGTCGTCGAGGAGCCGCCGTCACGCACGGTGTTCCTGCTGTGTGCGCCGTCGGTGGACCCGGAGGACATCTCCGTGACCCTGCGGTCGCGCTGCCGGCACGTCGCACTGGTGACGCCGACGACCGCCGACATCGAGCGGGTTCTCGTCGAGCGCGACGGTCTCGATCCGGAGCAGGCTCGGTGGGCGGCGTCGGTGTGCGGCGGCCACATCGGGCGCGCGCGTCGGCTGGCGACGGATCCCGAGGCGCGCACGCAACGCGAGAAGGCGCTCGGGCTGGCGCGTGCCGCCGCCCGCGACTCGACAGCCTATGCCGCTGCCGAGGAGCTCGTCCGGTCGGCCGATGAGGCCGCCAAGGCGATCAGTGCCGAACTCGACGCGGCCGAGACCGAGGAGATGAAGACCGCGCTCGGGGCGGGCGGTACGGGCAAGGGCACCGCGCGGATGCCGCGCGGAAGTGCCGGCGCGCTCAAGGAACTGGAGAAGCGGCAGAAGTCGAGGGCGACCCGGGTCGGACGCGACGTCCTCGACCGTGCCCTGGTCGACCTCGCCGCGCTGTTCCGCGACGCGCTCGTCGTCGGCGTCGGCGCCCAGGTCACCGCGATGCATCCGGACAAGGCCGACGACCTCGCGAATCCGCTCGCCGGCTACGCCAAGCCCGAGCAGCTGCTGCAGTGCGTCGAAGCCGTGCTCGCGTGCCGGGAGGCCCTCGACATGAACGTGAAGCCGAAGTTCGCCGTCGACGACATGGTCGCGCGAATCGGACTCGCGCTCGCGCGCCCGGTCGGGGCGTAG
- a CDS encoding SRPBCC family protein: MTADIAATGRREVRAGVPHVVLERTFAAPIDAVWAAITEPTRLERWIGTWAGDPADGFVDFRMTAEGEDVESERFTILECDPPRRLVVESKSPAQDGGEDVWRLELDLAEAHGTTTLTFAQGLPTADMAENVGPGWEYYLDRLVAAEAGRSVAEVDWDAYYPALSSSYADMFRD, encoded by the coding sequence ATGACTGCCGACATCGCGGCCACCGGCCGCCGAGAGGTGCGGGCCGGCGTGCCGCACGTGGTGCTCGAGCGGACGTTCGCCGCGCCGATCGACGCCGTATGGGCGGCGATCACCGAACCCACGCGGCTCGAACGCTGGATCGGCACGTGGGCGGGCGATCCGGCCGACGGGTTCGTCGACTTCCGGATGACCGCCGAGGGCGAGGACGTGGAGTCCGAACGGTTCACGATCCTGGAATGCGATCCGCCGCGCCGGCTGGTCGTCGAATCGAAGTCCCCGGCCCAGGACGGGGGTGAGGACGTGTGGCGGCTGGAACTGGACCTGGCCGAAGCCCACGGAACGACGACACTGACCTTCGCTCAGGGACTGCCAACGGCCGACATGGCCGAGAACGTGGGCCCGGGATGGGAGTACTACCTCGACCGTCTGGTGGCGGCCGAGGCCGGCCGTAGCGTCGCCGAGGTCGACTGGGACGCCTACTACCCGGCGCTGTCGTCGTCGTACGCGGACATGTTCCGGGACTGA
- a CDS encoding alpha/beta fold hydrolase produces the protein MGYIKVGTENSTDVELYYEDHGTGQAVVLIHGYPLDGNSWELQARELIDAGYRVITYDRRGFGKSSKVGTGYHYDTFAADLNTVLETLDLRDVILVGFSMGTGELARYAKNHGTDRVAKFAFLASLEPFLVKTDDNPEGVDRSVFDGIAAAAKQNRYAWYTQFYKDFYNLDDNLGTRITQEVVDANWNTAVGSAPVAAYSVVPAWIEDFREDVAAVRDSGKPTLILHGTADNILPIDATGRRFHQAVPEAEYVEVPDAPHGLLWTHAAEVNEALLGFVQK, from the coding sequence ATGGGCTACATCAAAGTCGGCACCGAGAACTCCACCGACGTCGAGCTGTACTACGAAGATCACGGCACCGGCCAGGCCGTCGTGCTGATCCACGGCTATCCGCTCGACGGGAACAGCTGGGAACTGCAGGCGCGCGAGCTCATCGACGCCGGCTACCGCGTGATCACCTATGACCGTCGCGGGTTCGGGAAGTCGAGCAAGGTCGGCACCGGCTACCACTACGACACCTTCGCCGCGGACCTGAACACCGTCCTGGAGACGCTCGACCTCCGCGACGTCATCCTCGTCGGATTCTCCATGGGCACCGGCGAACTCGCCCGCTACGCCAAGAACCACGGCACCGACCGGGTCGCGAAGTTCGCGTTCCTGGCGTCGCTCGAACCGTTCCTGGTGAAGACCGACGACAATCCCGAAGGCGTCGACCGGTCCGTCTTCGACGGTATCGCCGCGGCCGCCAAGCAGAACCGCTACGCCTGGTACACGCAGTTCTACAAGGACTTCTACAACCTCGACGACAACCTCGGCACCCGCATCACCCAGGAGGTCGTCGATGCGAACTGGAACACCGCGGTCGGCAGCGCGCCGGTCGCCGCCTACTCGGTCGTCCCCGCCTGGATCGAGGACTTCCGCGAAGATGTTGCCGCAGTGCGCGACTCGGGCAAGCCGACCCTGATCCTGCACGGCACGGCCGACAACATCCTGCCGATCGATGCCACTGGTCGCCGCTTCCACCAGGCCGTTCCGGAGGCCGAGTACGTCGAGGTCCCCGATGCGCCGCACGGCCTGCTGTGGACTCACGCCGCCGAGGTGAACGAGGCGCTGCTGGGGTTCGTTCAGAAGTGA